A single region of the Halorussus gelatinilyticus genome encodes:
- a CDS encoding HAD family hydrolase — MTYDTVVFDNDGVLVGRTSFEVLRDATLRTFEKFDVTDPDPDHIDDMTVGATPSRVNEICTEYDLTPKTFWKALDSTSSRAQQMEAREGRKTPYDDIHTLADLDASMGIVSSNQQETVDFLIEHFEVDHLFDTAYGREATIESLDRRKPNSHYIDRALADLDADSALFVGDNESDIRAAENAGIDSAFIRRPHRTDWDLNVWPTWDIECLDDLHRICSA, encoded by the coding sequence ATGACGTACGATACCGTCGTCTTCGACAACGACGGTGTCCTCGTCGGCCGGACGAGCTTCGAAGTCCTCCGCGATGCGACCCTGCGGACGTTCGAGAAGTTCGACGTGACCGACCCGGACCCCGATCACATCGACGACATGACCGTTGGGGCGACTCCAAGTCGCGTCAACGAGATCTGCACCGAGTACGACCTCACGCCGAAGACGTTCTGGAAGGCGCTTGACAGCACCTCCTCGCGCGCCCAGCAGATGGAGGCCCGCGAGGGGCGCAAGACGCCCTACGACGACATCCACACGCTCGCGGACTTGGACGCCTCGATGGGCATCGTCTCCTCGAACCAGCAGGAGACGGTGGACTTCCTCATCGAACACTTCGAGGTGGACCACCTCTTCGACACCGCGTACGGTCGCGAGGCGACCATCGAGAGCCTCGACCGTCGCAAGCCCAACTCCCACTACATCGACCGGGCGCTGGCCGACTTGGACGCCGACTCGGCGCTGTTCGTCGGCGACAACGAGTCGGACATCCGGGCCGCCGAGAACGCGGGCATCGACTCGGCGTTCATCCGGCGACCCCACCGCACGGACTGGGACCTGAACGTCTGGCCGACGTGGGACATCGAGTGTCTCGACGACCTCCACCGCATCTGTAGCGCCTGA
- a CDS encoding uL15m family ribosomal protein has translation MTDKKRRQRGSRTHGGGSHKNRRGAGHRGGRGRAGRAKHEFHNYEPLGKHGFSRPDKVQDEVLTVTVQKLDEDAALLAADGDAEETDFGYRLDARDVVEDGWEADAVKVLGDGQVRNQLEVTADAFSASAVELIEEEGGDAVLSDRAEEADDEEADESDDE, from the coding sequence ATGACGGACAAGAAACGACGACAGCGCGGCTCCCGCACGCACGGCGGCGGTAGTCACAAGAACCGGCGCGGTGCCGGTCACCGCGGCGGTCGCGGACGCGCGGGTCGCGCCAAACACGAGTTCCACAACTACGAACCGCTCGGCAAGCACGGCTTCTCCCGACCGGACAAGGTTCAGGACGAGGTCCTGACCGTCACGGTCCAGAAGCTCGACGAGGACGCGGCCCTGCTGGCCGCCGACGGCGACGCCGAGGAGACCGACTTCGGTTACCGCCTCGACGCCCGCGACGTCGTCGAGGACGGCTGGGAGGCCGACGCCGTAAAGGTGCTCGGCGACGGGCAGGTCCGCAACCAGCTCGAAGTCACGGCCGACGCCTTCTCCGCGAGCGCGGTCGAACTCATCGAGGAAGAGGGCGGCGACGCCGTCCTGAGCGACCGCGCCGAGGAAGCCGACGACGAAGAAGCCGACGAGTCGGACGACGAGTAG
- a CDS encoding helix-turn-helix domain-containing protein: MHQHVGDGATERRDGERGVAVIRARFRMALPEDVWISTVSRSFPDATFRLLTGVPVEDRAMELGEIVGDEAVSASEAIRSHSDVVAYDPLYTADERTLAQYEATDQRLYDFLGRSSLPPEFPVVVTDGRFEFDLTATREQFEAVGTALDESAFDYDLLSVVETDDQTDSRTDREGGLTGHGTLLTDRQRECLDAALRKGYFEVPRECTLADLAETLEIDKSTASEILRRGERRILGAVLLGND; this comes from the coding sequence TTGCACCAACATGTTGGGGACGGCGCGACGGAACGACGCGACGGCGAGCGGGGAGTCGCCGTGATTCGAGCGCGGTTCCGGATGGCGCTCCCCGAGGACGTTTGGATTTCGACGGTCTCGCGGTCGTTCCCGGACGCGACGTTTCGACTGCTCACCGGCGTTCCGGTCGAAGACCGAGCGATGGAACTGGGCGAAATCGTCGGCGACGAGGCGGTGTCGGCGAGCGAGGCGATTCGGTCCCACTCAGACGTCGTCGCGTACGACCCGCTCTACACCGCCGACGAGCGCACGCTCGCCCAGTACGAAGCGACCGACCAGCGACTCTACGACTTTCTGGGCCGGTCGTCGCTCCCGCCGGAGTTTCCGGTCGTCGTCACCGACGGGCGCTTCGAGTTCGACCTGACCGCGACCCGCGAGCAGTTCGAGGCGGTCGGAACCGCGCTGGACGAGAGTGCCTTCGACTACGACCTCTTGTCGGTGGTCGAGACCGACGACCAGACGGACAGTCGGACCGACCGAGAGGGCGGGCTAACCGGCCACGGCACCCTATTGACCGACCGCCAGCGAGAGTGTCTCGACGCCGCGCTCCGCAAGGGTTACTTCGAGGTGCCTCGCGAGTGTACGCTGGCCGACCTCGCGGAGACACTGGAAATCGACAAGTCCACCGCGAGCGAGATACTGCGCCGCGGCGAGCGTCGGATTCTCGGAGCGGTCCTCCTCGGGAACGACTGA
- a CDS encoding DUF4188 domain-containing protein, with protein MTDSSRETPDDGRIRAERTTAQLDGEFVVFVIGMRLNRLWKVHKWLPVAAAMPRMLRELDADPESGLLHHESLFGWRLLVSVQYWDSFEELRAYARDLDREHVPAWASYNESSAGTGDVGIFHETYVVEGDDYESLYNDMPRFGLGAAGRLRRADDEVETAGKRLGVADDDLLVGDDGRVGERY; from the coding sequence ATGACCGATTCGTCTCGCGAGACGCCCGACGATGGCCGAATCCGCGCCGAACGAACGACTGCGCAACTGGACGGCGAGTTCGTCGTGTTCGTCATCGGGATGCGCCTCAACCGACTCTGGAAGGTCCACAAGTGGCTCCCGGTGGCGGCGGCGATGCCCCGGATGCTCCGGGAACTCGACGCCGACCCGGAGTCCGGTCTCCTACACCACGAGAGCCTGTTCGGATGGCGACTCCTCGTCTCGGTGCAGTATTGGGACTCCTTCGAGGAGCTTCGAGCCTACGCGCGGGACCTCGACCGGGAACACGTCCCGGCGTGGGCGTCGTACAACGAGTCGAGCGCCGGGACCGGCGACGTCGGCATCTTCCACGAGACGTACGTGGTCGAGGGCGACGACTACGAGAGCCTCTACAACGACATGCCGCGGTTCGGTCTCGGGGCGGCCGGACGGCTCCGCCGGGCCGACGACGAGGTCGAAACTGCGGGCAAGCGACTCGGGGTGGCCGACGACGACCTGCTCGTCGGCGACGACGGGCGGGTCGGCGAACGCTACTGA